In the genome of Daucus carota subsp. sativus chromosome 9, DH1 v3.0, whole genome shotgun sequence, the window aagttttaattgtattttattttctttttttgaaaagtaatcatgttcttcactggcattgtcaccttcctccattGTTTTGGATTGGTTGTGCACAGAAACATAAACTTAAATACATGAGATAGCGGCCTATAACTACCCTGCttacaacaacctttatttttttaacactgtataaacagccttcacttaaaaggtgCTTGAACCGAGTAAACAGATATTGTGGAAGTGTTGCATTaataatactagcctttaacccgtgcgaagcacgggcgactatataattcttaatttattatttataatataacttttaatattattttagtattatagattaattaattggatttaattaaattatattaatcaactaattttattttattataaattatatttaaaaggataATGATAAAGTTTTTGTCTAGTGATACAagaggagtgtttttagtatttaaaattgTTTGACAATCTTGATATGTTGTAGACTTCTAGTTCTGTAGAAAGAGTACCAAACTAAACaaacatgaccaaaccaaaaattcgtacgactacaaattatacctatgttggcttattatagtatagtatagattttcatgtatacaaaataaaccatataaaaattaacaacaacaaacatatccgattaataaaacaatattataaaaaaataaccaacaaacatatatcactaacaGTTAATGTATTGAccttttcatccatcaatatcatgtcaagactatattcttctcccgtgtttggatttatcGACTCTCACATCCGACAAACTCATACTCCGATCAGCCAATTATCTCTATCGCTATTCAAATCATCTAGCATAGTGTAGCTCATTATAGTGTTCGATAGAGAAGATAAAGGCACAACAattgtttattttaaattttatgatgtctaacctcaatttataggggttgatttgagaaaagaccggcttatcaaaaatattatatgttttttatatacaccttttccaaaaatatggtcaAAGTTTTGGAAGAGAAGTAAGCATTTTTtgatatcaaaataattgaaaagaagtttcaaattctgatttgatatttattaaggcAGGTTTTCTGAGAGGCGCTACCTACCCGCCCCTCGCTTcccctttatataaatatattgatttataagtatttttaatattaacatatattattgatagtagttttttttaatttttaattaaatataaattatacttCAAACGATAATTTGAAGTTTCCGTGTTATATTACATCACAAGTATTTTTAGTCGTTCAAATTGTTTGAAACTTTCTAATGACGTAAGAGTAACAAACCTTCATGTTTTATAGACTTGTAGTTAGACTTGGAGAGctttttattatgaatattctttttcaaaaggacaattttaagtttgggtaaacttaaaaaaggtgcttcttgcttaaagtaaaagaaGTGgactaaaaataagaaatagatTAAGACTTAAAATGATTAAACTATTTGGGAAAGAAGCAGAATTCTTCAAACAAatctgactttttacacaaacgggttaagAACAGTAGAAGCCGGCTTCTTATTGAAAAAAGCCATAAGTGGCCATTCCCAAACAGACACAATATAAAcataacaaaatcattattttaatattaaaggGATGTTtggcttttaaaaaaaaattacttattaagtaattttgaaattataagtTAGTTAATGTTTGAATAATACATAACTTATTAGTTTATATTTCTTATAATTACAAGACtatgtttttgaaaaaatagtTTGATTTATTACAATGTAAATCATTAATAATAGATAGATACTTGAAAAGtttattttaaatgttaaaCCTTATAAATaatcacaaataaataaaaatagaacaaGCATGAGAAGAAAGTTAAAAATCTAACTTATTAACTTCTTCAACTTTAACCAAAAATAAGCATGCACCGCttctttagagcatctccaatagtcacTTAACTTacttctaaatataatataaaatattgattctTAGTTGTTTAATGTgagttcaactccaacaacgCTTCTTATATTCACtccttattttattttgtattaaaagtACGTAAGTCATGTGAATAAAAGTACAAAAAAAGTGGATGGAGAGAGAATATTTGcctacaaatttattataaaatattggttAAGACTTAAGAGTGACTAGTAGCTCTTAAAATTGAGGAGGGAGAAGAGAAATTTGGAGAATTTAAGAGTAACTAGGAACCTATTGGAACAAGAAAAACTACCATTctcttcaaatttcaatttaagagcCAATATAAGAggttattggagatgctctgactAAACGATTTCCAAATAACTGAAGTTAGCTTTTTGTCATAACAGGTCGGAAACAACTCAAGCACCCTATAAGACACCCGACTCAAATTTGAATAAGTAAATAGTGGtgattcaaatttggatcaaCATTATtcagtgatccaaatttgaataTGTATTGGAGGAGTATTTAGAATAATCATCGTCAATGTCAATGCcagatttttttatcaattctACATTTGTCCTTAAGACAATGTAATTAGATCTCGTCTTGATTATTGTTTATAGCAAGATTTTTATGTGCATACGTGTTGTACTAATTGacattatttgataaaaaaaataaagaataaaataatGGGTATTAATCAGAtggattttcaaatatatattaattgtacgGAATTTGAAaagcatatgttcagcctatttgtatttaaagagatacaactcaactcagataagaaaattCAGTAAATAGAAAGTTataggaatccgtacgaagaacgtcaaatgagtTATGAGAATTATATTTGAGAAGAATTCCAGAAAGCTGCTGCACACCATTGAAAGAAgtttattaatatgttcaagacTCAGTGcaaaaataatcttttgtggcacgttcaggagttcagaagatataaagtttctatacgtATTTATTAAGAATATTCCATTTTTTGAAGttgaacttacaagacgaagattCGATGAGCCTGCCACATCTCTATCATTTAttggacaaagaatatttgattcagctagatacagatgaacgagacagtacatctgtgtatcagctactcagattaaatattcaacgTCAAGCAAAGGTGGTCGTTCGGTTGATTGACAACTAAAGACGAAGATATTAAGAGTTTAAAGAAAACAGAAAGCTATTCTGCTGAAGAAAGGGCGATTAAGCATTTTATAAATTAacatttcacttctcaaataattatattaattgtgtaatttatttgttaaattaattcactctcgaattaatttaatttatgacttTATacgattaatttaattaagtgaatgattttctattttatatgtattataacaTTTCATTTAAATCACctaaacaactcggcaagacaaaccAAGGGTTTGTCCTATCGACTTGTTGGCAAGTCACACAAGAACTCAGCAAGACGATATGTGTCTTTGTCTTGCCGTGTGTGTGGAAGCCACTCATGAGCTCAGCAAGACAAACTTCCTGTTTGTCCTACCGAACTCATCCAAGACAAAATGCTACTTTGTCTAACCGATGACTTGTGTAATGACCAAAGGAAACCGCAAGACAAATCTTGTCTTTGTCTTACTAATTCGATATGTAGCttccaagacaaatcagctcTTTGTCCAACCGAAAGTTGGCCAAGACAAAGTGGCAGTTTGTCCTGCCCAGTGACTTGGTAGACAATCTCCTTGATTATCCTACCTTGCCCTCTTTTATCTTGCCCATATATTAATTGTCTTACTCTTGTTATTTTTGTCTTTGCAAACTTGTATTTGTCTTATCATCGATTGTCTTTCAAGTTCAAAtggttgcctataaatatggcttccatatttcatttctaagtgttcgtTCACTTTGTATCTTTGATCAAGTTGCTAaacttgcttgttatatccacagttttatgtgttttgatcactcggttgttctaatcactaatctagaatacatatatattgtcgaatttattctacgatcattagtggacattaaaactgaacccctttaattataaacattgttatattaataaactttaatctgattaacaagttgtattcaaatcagatttacttccgcgattatttggtatcaattgtattcaaccccccttcttgtaagtctaaatgtaaagacaaccctatctatcacatagggatgataactcaacaaaagaacaggacaagtaaataacactacgcctgcaccggaatcggaagagaCGAAGACAAAAGTTGAAGaggccatctacagtcttgaaggaataagttcactggaagaagttcattaatatgttcatgcctcagtgaagaataaagattgaagtattcaagattgtggaagcaatgaagatgttgtccaagtactcgaaagatttcagtgcaacccctgaagcaagatatttctatatatcttggttggttatttataatcaacaaactgaagcataaactaacccggaaccgactaatcaatgtttgctgacaaagacggtacaatgtttaacttcagtgttagtcgcttgtgaaccagaccagtgcactaagcgtcaacacgtacggagctttgcaaagtatttatcgatcgaagaattgatccagtcataacaagtcatttgttccaaagccaagcgaAGTCAAATGCCTAGTCTCCATCAGCTATgtcaaagcttactgctcaaatgccatatgtcaaagcttccacagaatgccatatcaggaagtgacattttattaatgtgtgcacttatatatttgtatatgtacaaatataattatatatgtatatatgtatatttaattaaatataatatatataatatatatgtatatatgtttttaaacatatgtatatgtatatttatatgtatatatatttaaataaatatatatgtatatagtatatgtatttatattttacataaacatttatatatttaagtgtgtatatatatattatattatgtgcataaatatatgtatatttatatctataggtaattatatatatctctatatatatatatatctatatttatatttacatataattatatgtatattatatatatttaaatatatgagaatatatttaaatatatatatatatattactatatgtttatataaatattatttatatatatttatatgtatatctttatttatacatatatttatataatattatgaatataatataatatatataatatatgatttgtgccaactctagatttgagctaatttggctaagtagggagaggagcaaactcaagtcaatctcagtcaaaggagtgataacaagggaagcatttacaatggtggagcaacttttgactaagtcaaaagacAAGATGgtggaagctatgtgaggaacaacatttgaccagaAGTCAatagctcttcctcacttagaaaattctctaagtacatcacagtgaagacatagcactcttgaggcgcaaactttgaccaaagtcaaagttcgtcctcaattgatgagagagaacagggaagctatgtgaggaacaacatttgaccagaAGTCAaaagctcttcctcacttataaaattctctaagtatatCACAGTGGAGTATCCAtgctcttgaggagcaaactttgaccaaagtcaaagttcgtccccaagagatgagagagaacaagggagcaaCCTTCACTATGGAGCAAGTTTGGATTggacttagaataatttctaagtcacatacatacaacaCCTGGGAAGCACAACTTCACTTaaagagcaaactttgaccaagtcaaagtttgcgactccaagtATTTCACTCAGTGGTGCACCTTGTTTTtaacttagaataaattctaatgTTCACATACAGTGAAACACTGGAAGCGCAAGTTTGTTCCTGGAGCAAGTTTTGaccggcgcaacctttgactttcaAATTGGCGGAGTTAGTTTTTATTTGGACAATTCAATTTAACcacagttaaattgaattcgtccaggacgaactcaagtcgtccaggacgaactcgttaaccatggttagtttatgaaagcctataaatatgtgattgtggttctcacaattcacaCATCCTtggggatggatggccaagtgctatgcacaaactctctcaaatatacacacaccctagcctagttttgtaccataaatatttgtagtggatagggcttgtaatatttagaggagtggtcattgtagccaacctccgggtttggatttgtagcaccttcgaggtatttatcaatatacagatataccttggaaaatattgtgtgctggtttaatattttcatatcctcagaaaccgacccgataaatatccagaacacgaaacccattacaggactgcaatttgtttatccgcaagattcgaaagaattttaaattgtagtgagtatcgtattcaacccccccttctacgatactttggacctaacaattggtatccacaaTCGcttcgggacctaacaattggtatcagagcggttaatacgaatataccgtatcagatcctatacataCTCTGTAatgtccaaataatttttattcgaattaattttattccaataatttattttgatttaaaattatttttctttcaaattctaaatctcatccaaacactatacaCTTTTAAATCTTCAGAATGAGTActcaaaagatcagtagcattaaaatcccacctttcagcaaggaacactttggcctatggaagaggcacatgttgttGTTCCTCCGAACCGccaatagaaaatatattgggATATTAACCAAGGGTGTTACTACTTCGATgaacgtcatattagcacaAGAAGatgatggtgtgttaatacctcatagaactgttccgaaagaactcTTTGAGTATACAGATGAGGAAAATGAGCAAATGAAtctagatgatgctcttcaactgattttggttgaatctctggACCCTGTCATGTGCAatgttgttgttaattgtacaaatGCGAAGCAAACCTGGGATACACTAGAAATaataaacgaaggctcagaagaggTTAGAGAtaacaagaaagaaatactgatggctcagtatgaacagtttggttccaatcttggagaagggatttcagaagtgtttgtcagacttaataacctgattaataatttaaatctgaatgagaaatactacgacaagaaagagattaaaatgaagtttctcttaacacttcctgaacaactggaacacagaatcactgcaaatagggaaagtagagatctaaatgagatatctctgaaaaaactctacggagttctaaaaacttatgaactggaacaaGTTTAGACCAAATAGAGGTATGGCTGAGGTAAAACACTGGGAAATttgagagctctagttgttgaaacACCtaaactggaagaaaagaatgatgttgttccttctaaaaccactcaggaatttgttgtgcctgagatgggtcaaactgcttcttccagtggtgatgaagagtcttatacaatggaagagttggaacaactagaagatcaatctctatcactatttgccaagaagtttgaaAACATGAGATTCGGGAAGAACCCTTCTTACAAATACAAACCATCTGCTAGCAGGTTTCAAAAGGgaggttcttcatcttcttccaacaaaggaggatacaagactgggatggtcgaTCGAAgtaaattcaaatgcttcaactatGGTGAAACaggacattttgcaactgagtgcaaacaacccaaggttcaaggaaaaaaaaaagattcctacgaccaGCTGAAACAGAActatgatgccttagtgagaaagcatcagggtacttctagaggtcaaagcttcaagaaaaaatcatatctggcagaagggaaaagatGGGATGATatagatagtgatgaagaggggCAGCTTggaaatgttgctttcatggctaatgctggaccATCTTCACCTCCCCCTGCTGGAAGATTTCAGGTatatcctacatgccctaaattATTTATGCAAATAGGATTAGAAAGAGATGCTGCTAGAAGTAAATTGAAAGCTGCCACTCTTAAGAataatactttagtcttagatattcatgcttttaaaatgaatgagatgaaagtattaaagcctaaaattgaacaactgactagagatttagaattacaatttgctaaagtcagagttctataGAAGAGTGaaattgctttaagacttcatctagaagaagagaaagttagatgtaaagcctttaaggatgcctccactatagtcaaagaattgAATGATAAACAGGAGATTAAGATAACTGTTGGAATAGGATTTGACTATAATAAATCTGTAGGTAaagctagtaacattactccttttaagaatagtgctgaggagagagggattccttttattttgaaagattcccctcaaccattgtttaaatcctcagaagctgaacctttattacaaacacttgttgtcattaaatatgaactcaaacaggaagaccttaaaacgaagagagtaatgagaatagagatgagatcccgacatacctgaaaccaatcaaagtgaaaggcaatgttaggttgcctaaagctggtttaggtgtcaactcagaaagaactaaattcaacaagcatAATAGTTTTATGAATAGTAAGAACGGAGACAAtcgatgtcattctactgagaactttaaaattgttaacaaggttagagtagaatccaTTGATGTTCCTATTATTGTGAATGATATTCCTATTGCTCCTATATTTGATGcttgtcataaatgttgtggtgttgataattgtatactttgtgctttcaatacaatgtctgcttattttagaaatttgcatgctaaaaatgaaaacacgtcaccaagacaacacacaaacaacaagtatactagggcaaagactgctagtcctcctcgtagGAAGGAGACTTGTGTTCTAAAGCCTAAGAACAAAGTTTACAaagctgttgttaaggaagtaagttcagtcaaaaacTGGACTTGTCTTTCATAAACACATCTTCTATCCATCAAAAATAATGTTGTAATCATGGAAAAACAATATAACAAGCATCCGTTACACCggctaatatacatataacattactcctttcatCCCAGGAAATTTATACACTATTTGCATGTATTTTGggactctcataaaatatagctctataacgtatttttaaaatcttctttttttgagtaaatgtttaaactttaaactttTTTCCAGGAATTttcttctaaatatataatgcAAGTATACTTTTTGgtagtcttaaaatgcgtgccaaaaaataacataaagaacctggtgggacggagggagtatatgacaagaaaaaaaataatattctctgtattgtaaattttaaacattaatataacAAGAAAAAAATATCTCTCTATTgtacattttaaattatatttgacacCGGCGTAGTATATAAgagaaataataattataattagtaaAACAACtcgattatatataaaaataaagtttagaatctaatttatatttaatataagtttatgagaactatttatttttagatAGATTTTACATTTCCTTTTATTtagcaattttttattttaatatttaatttttgaccAGACTTACTATTGTGCAGAGTGACCATTAAAATGagggttaaatagctaattcatcaCTAACCTGGCTCAAAACTTGCAACTGagtcatgttgttgaaaaaactttcaaacgcatcatcaagtaattaaaaactttcaaaagcaTCATTCTCCGTCAGTTCCGTTAAGTAATTAACGGAAagttcaaaaacattttttttaaaaaatgaaaaaaatctgaaaaacacttaaaaaattcagagaaaaaacaaaaaattcataataaattcaaaaaattctgaaaaaaaattctaaagttcaaaaatattctgaaaaaattcaaaaatcttaaaagaatttgaaaaattttgaaaaaaattaggtGGCAAGTTTTTTTTTCGTGttttagaaaaattgaaaagaataaaaaaaggtTTGAAACGttttgttttccattttttttaattttttgattttcttttattttattcacatttttcaaaaaaataataatcaggttttgttgaattttttcagaatttttcatgatttttttccaattttttcgactttttttaatttcttttttgaacTTTCCGTTAACTACTTAACGGAACTGACGGagaatgatgattttgaaagtttttaattacttgGTGATGCGTTTGAAAATTTTTTCAACAACATTACTCAGTTGCAAGTTTCCAGTCAGGTTAGTGgtgaattagctatttaacccaTTAAAATGAAGGGAGAGTACTTTCAAAAAGTTGTAAACTTGCTTTGGCAATCAACAAAGCATGGAGCATAACGTTTTCTAATAAAAAAGGTATCTTAAAGAGTTGACCGTTGACTAGTCTGTGAATTTTCTCGTGAACCCCCCATAAAGCTTAACTGCACGCGCCTCGGTCACGTGTTCATCAAATCATTGCTGTTGATTGCACTCTCATTATCATATTGTAATGAGCCCACATCTGCTTGTGCACGTGCACCTCTGAGGGCGTTTAGTAAAGAAAGTTGTGAAAGTTGTTTGGGCTGGGTTTTAAATTCGGCTTCTGCATTTTAAGTTAAAAGGTAGCCGTTCgaactgagtttaaaataagtgaatattgcttaaagtaaaaaataaaataaaagttagaagtaatttaaaatttataagtgattaaagtgtttgagaaataagtagaaatcaTGGGATAAAAGCTAGTATTGTCAGCtttttataaatacttcttgactttttatacaaccggtacaaataagtgtttttagCTTATAAACCTAAAATCTCGGCTTTTAAACTGCTGCCAAGCACCCCCAAAGTACTCGTGAGTTTTTGTAAATAGTCAATAAGCAGAATCCTGATGTTTGTTTCATGGTTtccacttcttttccaaacattttaatcacttataagttttaatttatttttaacttctaTTTCGTTTTTCTACTTTAAGTAAGGGGCATTTATCCAACACTCACCCAAACGACCCAATGTTTATACTTATCTGTTTCTTTTCCCCGCTCTATTTTGTACTCCTCCCTCCCTCTGTATAGTTTACGTACACTGTTCGCACGTATGTTgagactcctataaaatatagttttataacttattttttaaaattttctttttttaataaaaatttaaacttcaaacttttattcaattcAAGTTTGTAATTCAAAATCCGACTCCAACAAATTTAAGTAATTTACTTGTGTAAACCTCGAGAGTTTTATAAATCTAACACAACGGTTagttatgatgatagtgatactACAGGTCACGAGCTCTTGGTTTTTCTACAAATTTATCTTTCTACAAATTTATCTTTTAGTTTTACCAAGTGTTTGTAAAGTGTAGCGTGCACAAAATGATTTGTGTGTTGTTAGTTTTCAGTTAAAAACTACTTAACTATTTACGGACTTTCATTCGAACCAAGGTTAGTtatgacatatggtttcttgcaGCTTCTATGTATATACATGTGTGGAGTTCGCGCTTTGTAATTAGTTTATTTAATTACAACTTCTCCTGGCGCCTCCGGAGTCTCCAATATCTATACTATCTGTAACAAGCGAACATagatataatttgtagtcgtacagaATTTTGGTTTGGCCATCTCTTTTGTAACTACAAATCTGTCACATgtagacttctcttactcttataatattaaagagttttataccgtttAAATTACTAACACTTGAGATATAGTATTAGATAAGAACTcctcattattcttttaaatataatttatacactatattataataaatcgacattggtataatttgtagtcgtccaaaaaatataatcagttggtaaatataatctggttaaaatcCAATACATTAgcactaaaatactaataagataatgttaaaatttaaattataattaataaattacgaattctataccctcccgtgcttcgcacgggttaaatgctagtaaatataatacaataatatctcttgaacttatttatataacaatattataCATGAGCTTATTGTGAAACttgttttgtaaaattatactcCTATT includes:
- the LOC135149427 gene encoding uncharacterized protein LOC135149427; the protein is MNVILAQEDDGVLIPHRTVPKELFEYTDEENEQMNLDDALQLILVESLDPVMCNVVVNCTNAKQTWDTLEIINEGSEEVRDNKKEILMAQYEQFGSNLGEGISEVESRDLNEISLKKLYGVLKTYELEQV